In Lotus japonicus ecotype B-129 chromosome 5, LjGifu_v1.2, one genomic interval encodes:
- the LOC130720105 gene encoding sucrose-phosphatase 1-like codes for MDRLQSSARLMIVSDLDHTMVDHHDEENSSLLRFNALWEAHYRHDSLLVFSTGRSPTLYKQLRKEKPMITPDITIMSVGTEITYGKSMVPDDGWVQVLNQKWDKDIVIEETSKFPELTRQAETEQRPHKVSFYVKKDKAQQVTESLSKILEERGLDVKIIYSGGVDLDILPKGAGKGQALAYLHKKFVTEGKLPVNTLVCGDSGNDAELFSIPGVYGVMVSNAQEELLQWYAENAKDNPKILHASERCASGIIQAIGHFNLGPNQSPRDSPDDEQEPDFENVSPSHEIVNFVLLSEKWRRAEVENSEMFIAALKAVTLPSGFYIHPSGTEHNLKEYVNILRKVHGNKQGTQFRIWVDSVLAEQVGSDTWLVKFDKWESSGEERQGCVVTAILRKDSNWYTWMHVHQTWLEQSGHGEWII; via the exons ATGGATCGACTTCAATCTTCTGCACGGCTTATGATTGTATCGGATCTCGATCACACGATG GTGGATCATCATGATGAGGAGAATAGCTCCCTTCTCAGGTTCAATGCTCTTTGGGAAGCGCATTACCGCCATGATTCGCTGCTGGTGTTCTCAACCGGGAGATCACCTACTCTCTACAAACAACTGAGGAAAGAGAAGCCGATGATAACTCCTGATATAACCATAATGTCTGTGGGGACCGAGATTACTTATGGAAAATCAATGGTTCCGGATGATGGATGGGTTCAGGTTTTGAACCAGAAATGGGACAAGGACATAGTTATTGAGGAAACAAGCAAGTTTCCTGAACTTACTCGTCAG GCAGAAACAGAGCAAAGGCCACATAAAGTTAGCTTTTATGTCAAGAAAGATAAAGCTCAGCAAGTGACAGAGTCTCTTTCTAAGATTTTGGAAGAGCGTGGG TTGGATGTTAAGATAATATACAGTGGAGGAGTTGATTTGGATATATTACCAAAAGGTGCTGGAAAAGGTCAAGCTCTTGCGTATCTGCACAAAAAATTTGTCACTGAAGGAAAGCTACCTGTTAATACTCTTGTTTGTGGTGACTCTGGAAATGATGCCGAGCTATTCAGCATTCCAGGAGTTTATGGTGTCATG GTAAGCAATGCCCAAGAAGAACTGTTACAGTGGTATGCCGAAAATGCAAAAGATAACCCCAAGATTCTTCATGCCTCAGAGCGTTGTGCATCAGGGATTATCCAAGCCATTGGTCATTTTAACTTAGGTCCAAACCAGTCCCCAAGAGATTCTCCTGACGATGAACAAGAACCTGATTTTGAAAATGTCTCTCCAAGTCATGAAATAGTGAACTTTGTTTTATTAAGTGAAAAGTGGAGGCGGGCAGAAGTTGAGAACTCAGAGATGTTTATTGCTGCTTTAAAGGCCGTCACC CTCCCTTCTGGTTTTTATATCCACCCCTCTGGTACTGAGCATAATCTAAAGGAGTATGTAAATATTTTGAGAAAGGTGCATGGTAACAAACAGGGAACACAGTTCAGGATTTGGGTGGACAGTGTATTGGCTGAGCAGGTTGGTTCAGATACATGGCTAGTGAAGTTTGATAAGTGGGAGTCATCTG GTGAAGAGAGGCAAGGTTGTGTGGTCACTGCCATACTGAGAAAG gaTTCCAACTGGTATACCTGGATGCATGTGCACCAGACATGGCTGGAACAATCAGGGCATGGTGAATGGATAATTTAG